In a genomic window of Streptomyces sp. NBC_01231:
- a CDS encoding DUF1080 domain-containing protein, protein MLGLQALPAAGQTRQSQEQAAAQVLTWTAGDDITKYTSAPVTAVAGAATIVFENSVATGNTIGMPHTLTFVTSDPEFNNDVQLNILANPNDAQGGRYTAEVTLTPGRYFYHCTIPGHGQMQGILVVTEGGGEDTTPPATAAQVTGAQNTQGEYVGSASVAVSATDEGGSGVDAVQYAVGDTGAWLPYTTPVVVDQVGSHRVRYRATDKAGNVSAEKSVEFTVVAPSSDDTTAPETSATVSGEQNADGTYVDMATVTVSASDTGSGVNTVEYAVGSGAWQPYTAPVMVHQVGAHTVRFRATDKAGNVSAEKSVQFTVVAAAPQDSTAPVTGVSVDGTRNSDGAYVRSAKVTVSATDEGGSGVDRIEYSLDAGPYLAYTAPVVVDRVGAHTVAYRASDKAGNTSAARTASFMVVAGGSVPAPNCPEFDERLTVIVGTVDSGVRNRVTNNRCRIGELVEDEKEWTSHALFLKHVKTVLDKLLKEGALDQREYDAIQQAARDSGLGKPGQTEGYRTILDGTAESFAKWQQVGGGSFAQNPDGSITSGTTRDGLGMLWFPERRYGDFSLKLQWRDDAPGTGNANSGVFVRFPWVLDHPEESRPEWAAIKYGHEVQVFDRPDGDMYKTGSVYGFDRVGLAGAGVTQKGTWNDYEIRVVDQHYSVYRNGVLINEFDNTGGQDFTPARSDDPGTDGRRFASGYIGLQVHGTTDVVSYRDIRVKEL, encoded by the coding sequence ATGCTCGGGCTGCAGGCGCTGCCCGCGGCGGGGCAGACCCGGCAGTCCCAGGAGCAGGCCGCGGCCCAGGTCCTCACCTGGACGGCCGGCGACGACATCACCAAGTACACCTCCGCGCCGGTGACGGCGGTGGCGGGCGCGGCGACGATCGTCTTCGAGAACAGCGTGGCCACCGGCAACACCATCGGGATGCCGCACACGTTGACGTTCGTGACGTCGGACCCCGAGTTCAACAACGACGTCCAGCTGAACATCCTCGCCAACCCGAACGACGCCCAGGGCGGCCGCTACACCGCGGAGGTCACCCTCACCCCGGGCCGCTACTTCTACCACTGCACGATCCCCGGCCACGGCCAGATGCAGGGCATCCTCGTGGTGACCGAGGGCGGCGGCGAGGACACCACACCGCCGGCGACGGCCGCGCAGGTCACCGGGGCGCAGAACACGCAGGGCGAGTACGTCGGCTCGGCGAGCGTGGCGGTCAGCGCGACGGACGAGGGCGGCTCGGGTGTCGACGCCGTCCAGTACGCGGTCGGTGACACGGGCGCGTGGCTGCCGTACACCACGCCCGTCGTCGTCGACCAGGTCGGCAGTCACAGAGTCCGCTACCGGGCCACTGACAAGGCCGGCAACGTGTCGGCGGAGAAGAGCGTCGAGTTCACGGTCGTCGCACCGTCCTCCGACGACACGACGGCGCCGGAGACCTCGGCGACGGTGAGCGGTGAGCAGAACGCCGACGGGACCTACGTCGACATGGCCACGGTCACCGTCAGCGCCTCCGACACCGGCTCCGGGGTCAACACCGTCGAGTACGCGGTCGGGTCCGGCGCCTGGCAGCCGTACACCGCCCCGGTGATGGTGCACCAGGTCGGCGCCCACACCGTCCGCTTCCGGGCCACCGACAAGGCGGGCAACGTGTCCGCCGAGAAGAGCGTGCAGTTCACGGTGGTCGCGGCGGCCCCGCAGGACTCCACTGCGCCGGTGACGGGCGTGTCCGTCGACGGCACGCGCAACTCCGACGGGGCGTACGTCCGCAGTGCCAAGGTGACCGTGAGCGCGACGGACGAGGGCGGTTCGGGGGTCGACCGGATCGAGTACTCGCTCGACGCCGGACCGTACCTGGCGTACACGGCTCCCGTGGTGGTCGATCGCGTGGGTGCGCACACCGTGGCGTACCGGGCGAGCGACAAGGCCGGCAACACCTCCGCCGCCCGCACGGCGAGCTTCATGGTGGTGGCCGGTGGCTCAGTGCCCGCTCCCAACTGCCCTGAGTTCGACGAGCGGTTGACGGTGATCGTCGGTACGGTCGACTCGGGTGTCCGCAACCGGGTGACCAACAACCGGTGCCGGATAGGCGAGTTGGTCGAGGACGAGAAGGAGTGGACGTCCCACGCGCTGTTCCTCAAGCATGTGAAGACCGTCCTGGACAAGCTGCTCAAGGAGGGGGCACTCGACCAGCGCGAATACGACGCGATCCAGCAGGCGGCCCGCGACTCGGGGCTCGGCAAGCCCGGCCAGACCGAGGGGTACCGCACGATCCTGGACGGTACGGCGGAGTCCTTCGCCAAGTGGCAGCAGGTCGGCGGCGGTTCGTTCGCGCAGAACCCGGACGGGTCGATCACCTCGGGCACCACGCGGGACGGGCTGGGCATGCTGTGGTTCCCGGAGCGCAGGTACGGCGACTTCTCGCTCAAGCTCCAGTGGCGTGACGACGCTCCGGGTACCGGGAACGCCAACTCCGGTGTGTTCGTGCGGTTCCCGTGGGTCCTCGACCACCCGGAGGAGTCGCGGCCGGAGTGGGCCGCCATCAAGTACGGGCACGAGGTGCAGGTGTTCGACCGCCCCGACGGCGACATGTACAAGACGGGGTCGGTCTACGGCTTCGACCGGGTGGGGCTCGCCGGTGCCGGCGTCACCCAGAAGGGCACCTGGAACGACTACGAGATCCGGGTGGTCGACCAGCACTACTCGGTCTACCGCAACGGTGTGCTGATCAACGAGTTCGACAACACCGGCGGTCAGGACTTCACCCCGGCCCGCTCGGACGACCCGGGCACGGACGGGCGACGGTTCGCCTCCGGCTACATCGGACTCCAGGTGCACGGAACCACGGACGTGGTCTCGTACCGGGACATCCGCGTCAAGGAGCTGTAG
- a CDS encoding ThuA domain-containing protein: MHLRGLNTAGARNTRRRAWVATVATGAVAAGLLSGPTATARPDPEPPLTTMSVKSPPGGSNVRVLIFHGSAAAGDESPVVNAGIEAIERIGLTGPANQRYKVEATSDASVFTDETKLGRFNSIVFLTGGGDVLAPEQEAGLEAYMEAGGGFVGIHDAARAEPYSDWFTGLVGARPAGSSPTGVQRATVEVGDRQHPATKDLPVQWKRPDQWFNWAKNPSGDVHTVARVRESTYQPGASANGADHPVSWCRDYDGGRSFYTGMGGTASSYDETDFRAHLRGALLWTTRLAQADCKATINGSYKAERLTQPNKPGLSDQIGEPHGLVTAPDGRVLYIGRGGADSSQPVITDWNNPDIGKGKGQIHVYDPKTKKVTPAGELTVFGNKGGGDELVKVEEGLLGIELDPRFEQNGWVYLHYTPHSGLNRDTRMAERRVSRFTFDLATNKLDLSSEKVLLKWPVQVHSCCHSGGGMAWDSKGNLYIATGDNNSSGFSDGYSGNNPQPNYKGVSFADARRTAGNTNNLNGKILRIHPEPDGTYTLPDGNLFTGRETDEGGGKTRGEIYVMGVRNPARISVDKQTDTLYAGWVGPDASAPSTTWGPAKYDTFAVITKASNRGWPYCMGNKQPYRDRNLPDPSKPLGWYDCDHPKNESPNNDGLVNVPPVTGNNIWYSPQGGAPDFPRDANGIPSYKQEEARYLLPWLKGGGQAAMNGPVYRYDAASSSGTKWPSYWDGKWFVGDFYDADQPRNAVITDPKTHGDGGLPVHSESLKKIVPIGNDGIKNLMDWKFGPDGALYVLDYGRGFFTSDAKSALWRVTYTGGGPTPAADQLARGTQ, encoded by the coding sequence ATGCACTTACGAGGCTTGAACACCGCAGGCGCGAGAAACACCAGAAGACGGGCCTGGGTGGCCACGGTGGCCACCGGGGCCGTCGCCGCCGGACTGCTGTCGGGACCGACCGCCACCGCGCGTCCGGACCCGGAGCCGCCCCTGACAACGATGTCGGTGAAGTCACCGCCGGGTGGCTCGAACGTACGCGTACTGATCTTCCACGGATCCGCGGCGGCCGGGGACGAGTCCCCCGTCGTCAACGCCGGGATCGAGGCGATCGAGAGGATCGGGCTGACCGGCCCGGCGAACCAGCGCTACAAGGTGGAGGCGACGAGCGACGCCTCGGTCTTCACCGACGAGACGAAACTGGGCCGCTTCAACTCGATCGTGTTCCTGACCGGCGGCGGAGACGTCCTCGCCCCGGAACAGGAGGCGGGTCTCGAGGCCTACATGGAGGCCGGCGGCGGTTTCGTCGGCATCCATGACGCGGCCCGCGCGGAGCCGTACTCGGACTGGTTCACCGGACTGGTCGGCGCCCGCCCGGCCGGCTCCAGCCCAACGGGCGTACAGCGGGCGACGGTCGAGGTCGGAGACCGGCAGCATCCGGCCACCAAGGACCTGCCGGTCCAGTGGAAGCGCCCCGACCAGTGGTTCAACTGGGCGAAGAACCCCTCGGGCGACGTGCACACCGTGGCCCGGGTGCGCGAGTCGACGTACCAACCGGGTGCGAGCGCCAACGGCGCCGATCATCCGGTGAGTTGGTGCCGTGACTACGACGGCGGGCGCTCCTTCTACACCGGCATGGGCGGTACGGCGTCGTCGTACGACGAGACGGACTTCCGTGCCCACCTGCGCGGCGCGCTGCTGTGGACCACCCGGCTGGCGCAGGCCGACTGCAAGGCGACGATCAACGGCAGCTACAAGGCGGAGCGGCTCACCCAGCCCAACAAACCGGGGCTGAGCGACCAGATCGGCGAGCCGCACGGCCTGGTCACCGCGCCCGACGGCCGGGTGCTCTACATCGGCCGGGGCGGCGCCGACTCCTCCCAGCCCGTCATCACCGACTGGAACAACCCGGACATCGGCAAGGGCAAGGGTCAGATCCACGTCTACGACCCGAAGACCAAGAAGGTCACGCCGGCCGGCGAGTTGACGGTCTTCGGCAACAAGGGCGGCGGCGACGAGCTGGTCAAGGTCGAGGAGGGGCTGCTCGGCATCGAGCTCGACCCGCGCTTCGAGCAGAACGGCTGGGTGTACCTGCACTACACGCCCCACTCCGGGCTCAACCGCGACACCCGGATGGCCGAGCGGCGCGTCTCCCGCTTCACCTTCGACCTCGCCACCAACAAGCTGGACCTGAGCAGCGAGAAGGTGCTGCTCAAGTGGCCGGTGCAGGTGCACAGCTGCTGCCACTCGGGCGGCGGGATGGCCTGGGACTCCAAGGGCAACCTGTACATCGCCACGGGCGACAACAACTCCAGCGGCTTCAGCGACGGTTACTCCGGCAACAACCCGCAGCCCAACTACAAGGGCGTCTCCTTCGCCGACGCGCGCCGCACGGCCGGCAACACCAACAACCTCAACGGCAAGATCCTGCGCATCCACCCGGAGCCCGACGGCACGTACACGCTGCCCGACGGGAACCTCTTCACCGGCAGGGAGACCGACGAGGGCGGCGGCAAGACGCGCGGTGAGATCTATGTGATGGGCGTCCGCAACCCGGCGCGCATCTCCGTCGACAAGCAGACGGACACCCTGTACGCGGGCTGGGTCGGCCCGGACGCGAGCGCGCCGTCGACGACCTGGGGCCCCGCCAAGTACGACACCTTCGCCGTGATCACCAAGGCGAGCAACCGTGGCTGGCCGTACTGCATGGGCAACAAGCAGCCCTACCGGGACCGCAATCTGCCGGACCCGTCGAAGCCGCTGGGCTGGTACGACTGCGACCACCCGAAGAACGAGTCGCCGAACAACGACGGACTGGTCAACGTGCCGCCGGTCACCGGCAACAACATCTGGTACTCGCCCCAGGGCGGCGCACCCGACTTCCCGCGTGACGCGAACGGCATCCCCTCGTACAAGCAGGAGGAGGCCCGCTATCTGCTGCCGTGGCTCAAGGGCGGCGGCCAGGCCGCGATGAACGGGCCGGTCTACCGCTACGACGCGGCGAGCAGCAGCGGGACGAAGTGGCCGTCCTACTGGGACGGCAAGTGGTTCGTCGGCGACTTCTACGACGCCGACCAGCCTCGCAACGCGGTGATCACCGACCCGAAGACGCACGGTGACGGCGGTCTGCCGGTCCACTCGGAGTCCCTGAAGAAGATCGTGCCGATCGGCAACGACGGCATCAAGAACCTCATGGACTGGAAGTTCGGTCCGGACGGCGCGCTGTACGTCCTCGACTACGGACGCGGCTTCTTCACCTCGGACGCCAAGTCGGCGCTGTGGCGGGTCACTTACACGGGCGGCGGGCCGACTCCGGCCGCCGATCAGCTGGCGAGGGGGACGCAGTGA
- a CDS encoding multicopper oxidase domain-containing protein, which translates to MDRRRFTQRVLLGGAVAATSLSLAPEAASAGLPASTAQAGGEVRHIKLYAEKLADGQLGYGLAKGKATVPGPLIELNEGDTLHIEFVNTLDVAASLHVHGMDYEITSDGTKLNKSHVEPGGTRTYTWRTHAPGRRADGTWREGSAGYWHYHDHVVGTEHGTGGIRKGLYGPVIVRRQGDVLPDMTHTIVFNDMMINNKFAHSGPNFEATVGDRVEFVMITHGEFYHTFHMHGHRWADNRTGLLTGPDDPSRVVDNKIVGPADSFGFQLIAGEGVGAGAWMYHCHVQSHADMGMVGLFLVKKKDGTIPGYEPHGHG; encoded by the coding sequence ATGGACAGACGTCGCTTCACCCAGCGGGTGCTGCTGGGCGGCGCGGTCGCCGCGACATCGTTGTCCCTCGCGCCCGAGGCGGCGAGTGCCGGCTTGCCGGCGTCGACGGCCCAGGCGGGGGGCGAGGTCAGGCACATCAAGCTCTACGCCGAGAAGCTGGCCGACGGGCAGCTGGGCTACGGCCTCGCGAAGGGGAAGGCGACGGTCCCCGGACCGCTCATCGAACTCAACGAGGGCGACACCCTGCACATCGAGTTCGTGAACACCCTGGACGTGGCGGCGAGCCTGCACGTGCACGGCATGGACTACGAGATCACCAGTGACGGCACGAAGCTGAACAAGAGCCACGTCGAGCCGGGCGGCACCCGCACCTACACCTGGCGCACCCATGCGCCGGGCCGGCGCGCGGACGGCACGTGGCGGGAGGGCAGCGCGGGCTACTGGCATTACCACGACCACGTCGTGGGGACGGAGCACGGGACCGGTGGTATCCGCAAGGGTCTCTACGGGCCGGTGATCGTCCGCCGTCAGGGCGACGTGCTGCCGGACATGACCCACACGATCGTCTTCAACGACATGATGATCAACAACAAGTTCGCCCACTCCGGCCCGAACTTCGAGGCCACGGTGGGTGATCGGGTCGAGTTCGTGATGATCACGCACGGCGAGTTCTACCACACCTTCCACATGCACGGTCATCGCTGGGCGGACAACCGCACGGGCCTGCTCACCGGGCCCGACGACCCCAGCCGGGTCGTCGACAACAAGATCGTGGGACCCGCCGACTCCTTCGGCTTCCAGCTGATCGCGGGGGAGGGTGTCGGAGCGGGCGCGTGGATGTACCACTGCCATGTCCAGAGCCACGCCGACATGGGGATGGTGGGGCTGTTCCTGGTGAAGAAGAAGGACGGGACGATTCCGGGGTACGAGCCGCACGGGCATGGCTGA
- a CDS encoding LacI family transcriptional regulator has product MTETVPRPTLEAVAALAGVSRATVSRVVNGADGVREPLVERVRRAVEELGYVPNQAARSLVTNRHDAIAVVVAEPETRVFADPFFALQLRGISKELTVHDNQLVLLLTEGRDDHARVGRYLAGGHVDGALVFSLHLDDPLPGLIRRAGVPTVFGGRPGWDDGSGDGVVYVDSDNRGGAREAVRHLVGLGRTRVAHITGPLDQTSAADRLDGFRDVVPDSDPRLVVNGDFTPAGGERAMRELLDRRPDVDAVFAANDLTAAGALRVLRDRGRRVPDDVAVIGFDDMLPVAEQTDPPLTTVRQDIEEMGRLMARSLLRGLDHRTTGQEGDTPTGVVLPTTLVRRASA; this is encoded by the coding sequence GTGACCGAGACCGTGCCGCGTCCGACGCTGGAGGCCGTGGCCGCACTGGCCGGGGTCTCGCGGGCCACCGTCTCCCGTGTGGTCAACGGCGCTGACGGGGTGCGGGAACCGCTGGTCGAGCGGGTCCGGCGGGCGGTCGAGGAACTCGGGTACGTTCCCAACCAGGCCGCCCGCAGCCTGGTGACGAACCGCCACGACGCGATCGCCGTGGTCGTCGCCGAACCGGAGACCCGGGTCTTCGCCGACCCCTTCTTCGCCCTGCAACTGCGCGGCATCAGCAAGGAGTTGACGGTCCACGACAACCAGCTGGTGCTGCTACTCACCGAGGGCCGCGACGACCACGCCCGGGTCGGCCGCTATCTCGCCGGCGGCCATGTCGACGGGGCGCTGGTGTTCTCGCTGCACCTCGACGATCCGCTGCCCGGACTGATCCGCCGGGCCGGCGTCCCGACCGTCTTCGGAGGCCGCCCCGGCTGGGACGACGGCAGCGGCGACGGCGTGGTGTACGTCGACAGCGACAACCGCGGCGGCGCCCGCGAGGCCGTACGTCATCTCGTCGGTCTCGGGCGCACCCGCGTCGCCCACATCACCGGCCCCCTCGACCAGACATCGGCGGCGGACCGGCTCGACGGGTTCCGGGACGTCGTGCCCGACAGCGACCCGCGGCTCGTCGTGAACGGCGACTTCACGCCGGCCGGCGGTGAGCGGGCGATGCGGGAACTCCTCGACCGCCGGCCCGACGTGGACGCCGTGTTCGCCGCCAACGACCTCACCGCCGCCGGGGCCCTGCGGGTGCTGCGCGACCGGGGGCGGCGGGTGCCCGACGACGTGGCTGTGATCGGCTTCGACGACATGCTGCCCGTCGCCGAACAGACCGATCCGCCGCTCACGACGGTCCGTCAGGACATCGAGGAGATGGGCCGGTTGATGGCCCGGTCGTTGCTGCGCGGCCTCGACCACCG